A portion of the Granulosicoccus antarcticus IMCC3135 genome contains these proteins:
- a CDS encoding ester cyclase — protein MHGFDPRFRDFPDYIISITKEIWEDRGIATLNQYYSTDIVVRSTAGVVVGNQGVIAATLSTLAEFPDRTLLAEDVIWSGSPEEGMLSSHRLYSTATHSGDGVYGRATGKRLGYRAIADCHAINNQINDEWLIRDQGAVVRQLGWDPADFARDQIAREGGPEQCAPLFSPAIDKPGPYKGKGNDNEWGQRYAELLERLMNADLAAIPVEYDRACQLEYPGGMTGHSHGDVDRFWTGLRASFPNAQFRIEHQIGRDDPLMPPRAAIRWSLQGKHDGWGAYGAPSGADVYIMGICHAEFGPWGLRREFVLFDETAIWKQIALKTG, from the coding sequence ATGCACGGCTTTGACCCCCGGTTCAGAGATTTCCCCGATTACATCATCAGTATCACCAAAGAGATCTGGGAAGATCGTGGTATCGCCACGCTGAATCAGTACTATTCGACGGATATTGTTGTGCGTTCTACAGCCGGCGTCGTGGTCGGCAATCAGGGCGTGATTGCGGCAACCCTGTCGACGCTGGCAGAGTTTCCCGATCGTACCCTGTTGGCTGAGGATGTGATCTGGAGCGGTAGTCCGGAGGAGGGCATGCTGTCCTCGCATCGGCTCTACTCGACGGCGACCCATAGCGGTGATGGTGTCTATGGTCGCGCTACCGGCAAGCGGCTGGGTTATCGCGCCATTGCCGACTGTCATGCCATCAACAACCAGATCAATGATGAGTGGTTGATTCGCGACCAGGGCGCTGTTGTGCGCCAGCTGGGATGGGATCCTGCCGACTTTGCCCGGGATCAGATCGCCCGGGAAGGCGGGCCGGAACAGTGTGCGCCGCTGTTCTCTCCGGCGATTGACAAGCCTGGCCCCTACAAGGGCAAGGGTAATGATAATGAATGGGGCCAACGTTACGCAGAGCTGCTTGAACGCCTGATGAATGCAGATCTGGCGGCTATTCCTGTCGAATATGATCGCGCCTGTCAACTGGAGTACCCGGGTGGCATGACGGGTCATTCGCATGGTGATGTTGATCGTTTCTGGACGGGATTACGGGCCAGCTTCCCCAATGCACAGTTTCGTATCGAACATCAGATCGGGCGCGACGATCCGCTGATGCCACCGCGGGCAGCGATACGCTGGAGCCTGCAAGGCAAGCATGACGGGTGGGGCGCGTATGGCGCACCCAGTGGTGCCGATGTCTACATCATGGGAATTTGCCATGCTGAATTCGGCCCCTGGGGCTTGCGTCGAGAGTTCGTGCTGTTCGACGAGACCGCCATCTGGAAGCAAATTGCGTTGAAAACGGGATAA
- a CDS encoding LacI family DNA-binding transcriptional regulator, with protein sequence MAIEKITSSQVAKLAGVSQSAVSRVFTPGASVSPKTADKVRRAADQLGYRPNVLARSLITGKSRIIGLVVAYLNNQFYPEVLEKLSNGLQAEGYHVLVFMAAQTSNNMDAVLGELLDYQVDGIVLASVAMSSELALRCHAAGVPVVLFNRTQDNDSLSSVTSDNFAGGRKAAVHLAQSGYQRIAYIAGWNGASTQRDREAGFREGLASVGMKLFAREEGDFNFEQAKVAARRMFSVEERPDAVFICNDHMAFAVMDVIRDELGLRIPEDVGVVGYDDVPAAAWGAYKLTTVRQPANRMVQETVNMLMTQITQEDAPPRRLSLDAPLVVRSSSIKP encoded by the coding sequence GTCAGTCAGTCGGCGGTATCACGGGTTTTCACACCAGGCGCCAGCGTCTCACCCAAAACTGCCGATAAAGTTCGTCGCGCCGCTGATCAGCTCGGTTACCGACCCAATGTGCTTGCACGCTCCCTTATCACCGGCAAGTCACGCATCATCGGCCTGGTTGTCGCCTATCTGAATAACCAGTTCTATCCAGAGGTACTGGAAAAGCTGTCCAATGGATTGCAGGCAGAGGGCTATCACGTCCTGGTGTTCATGGCGGCGCAGACATCGAATAATATGGATGCCGTACTGGGCGAGCTACTCGACTATCAGGTTGATGGCATTGTATTGGCCTCGGTAGCCATGTCCTCGGAACTGGCGTTGCGCTGTCATGCCGCGGGTGTACCGGTGGTGCTGTTCAATCGAACTCAGGATAACGATTCTCTATCCTCTGTGACATCGGACAATTTTGCCGGCGGACGCAAGGCGGCGGTGCATCTGGCGCAGAGCGGATACCAGCGCATTGCCTATATAGCGGGCTGGAATGGTGCCTCCACCCAGCGTGATCGTGAAGCAGGGTTTCGGGAGGGGCTGGCCTCGGTAGGGATGAAACTCTTCGCTCGCGAAGAGGGGGACTTCAACTTCGAACAGGCCAAGGTTGCTGCACGGCGCATGTTCTCGGTGGAGGAGCGGCCGGATGCGGTGTTCATCTGTAATGACCATATGGCCTTTGCGGTAATGGATGTCATACGCGACGAATTAGGTCTGCGAATCCCCGAAGATGTCGGAGTGGTGGGTTATGACGATGTGCCGGCCGCCGCCTGGGGTGCCTACAAACTGACAACGGTACGCCAGCCTGCCAATCGTATGGTGCAGGAAACCGTCAACATGCTGATGACCCAGATTACCCAGGAAGACGCGCCGCCACGGCGCTTGTCGTTAGACGCACCCTTGGTGGTGCGCAGTTCCAGTATCAAACCCTGA